From the genome of Deinococcus aerolatus, one region includes:
- a CDS encoding DsbA family protein, which yields MTRLQGNNPNRTLLVIGTLIAAVLIALALFAVRDKPAAGAGLSADFKLDGVPYAGQADAPVNVLVVEDFKCPACRQFEASVEPELASKYVETGKIKLYTLVWPFLAEAARLPTDDSKLAGQAALCVYDQGGNDAFGSFKSILFRAQGDESTVWASKTRLKELATNVEGIDQAAFVTCLDTDATADRVDAMEKQASDAGVNSTPTVFVNGKQVVNDAGQGSSLAADVSRAIDAALQ from the coding sequence ATGACCAGACTTCAGGGCAACAACCCCAACCGGACCCTCCTGGTGATCGGCACGCTGATCGCCGCCGTGCTGATCGCGCTGGCCCTCTTCGCCGTGCGTGACAAGCCTGCCGCCGGAGCGGGCCTCAGCGCCGACTTCAAGCTGGACGGCGTGCCCTACGCGGGGCAGGCCGATGCACCCGTTAACGTGCTGGTCGTCGAGGACTTCAAGTGCCCGGCGTGCCGGCAGTTCGAGGCCAGCGTCGAGCCGGAGCTGGCGAGCAAGTACGTGGAGACCGGCAAGATCAAGCTGTACACCCTGGTGTGGCCCTTCCTGGCCGAGGCGGCCCGTCTGCCCACCGACGACAGCAAGCTCGCGGGTCAGGCCGCGCTGTGCGTCTATGACCAGGGGGGCAACGACGCCTTCGGCTCGTTCAAGAGCATTCTCTTCCGCGCCCAGGGCGACGAATCCACGGTCTGGGCCAGCAAGACGCGCCTGAAGGAGCTGGCAACCAACGTCGAGGGGATCGACCAGGCCGCGTTCGTCACCTGCCTGGACACCGACGCCACCGCTGACCGGGTGGACGCCATGGAAAAGCAGGCGTCGGACGCGGGCGTGAATTCGACACCCACCGTGTTCGTCAACGGCAAACAGGTGGTCAATGACGCCGGCCAGGGCAGCTCGCTGGCCGCCGACGTGAGCCGCGCCATTGACGCCGCACTGCAATGA
- a CDS encoding YchJ family protein yields MPLAYPPFKSCPCGSGHSYAHCCGPAHGGTRPAPTPEALMRSRYSAYALGNAPYVLATWHPDTRPPELHLNPATRYLWLKVHEACGEEVEFSAALKVDRGERYVLRERSLFTQLDGRWVYVDDVTPPTLDTPEG; encoded by the coding sequence ATGCCGCTGGCCTATCCCCCGTTCAAATCCTGCCCGTGCGGCTCGGGGCACAGCTACGCCCACTGCTGCGGCCCGGCGCACGGCGGCACGCGGCCCGCGCCCACCCCCGAGGCCCTGATGCGCTCGCGCTACTCGGCCTACGCGCTGGGCAATGCCCCGTACGTGCTGGCGACGTGGCACCCGGACACCCGGCCGCCGGAACTGCATCTGAATCCGGCCACCCGCTACCTGTGGCTGAAAGTGCATGAGGCGTGCGGCGAGGAGGTGGAATTCAGCGCTGCCCTGAAGGTGGACCGGGGCGAGCGGTACGTGCTGCGCGAACGCAGCCTGTTCACGCAACTGGACGGGCGCTGGGTCTACGTGGACGACGTCACGCCGCCGACGCTGGACACACCCGAAGGGTAA
- a CDS encoding HRDC domain-containing protein, whose amino-acid sequence MTDSRLPRAEIRPDARLVGLHAERGDPHARLSGALAALEGAGWGLLLPGEAALARQLAAVLGQGTVRVDSRLRLNRDLLAVAGLAAAPLDGDWRGARGVWLLEPEAGDIERARRAGVPIIADATLAPGGGWLGVGADLIVYRDGTTLTGHGDVSLAVLFGAGAAPDPVTDPPSELSVALALRDVATLPLRLARAARTVSTLAERLGGAAQGAGPTALLLAPDAAPDTAQPPGGVRAAARSVPAGVILTPGLEDAEAALGLLHGASAQDGREDKPQASPPSANREREPEREDGDPRQGRNENRRDREGRRDFRPRQEGRREERQGESRQEFRQGDRPERGERPSTPNQSESGRGEFNPSHQPNPSQTSQAQSTQSRPSQPQPSQAQASAPERFTFEAPSGASQAAPDPAPAQTEESWEPEIVYSDLNHPPVRLPTPVSSGPDFTPLEAGVPDVRRQPERTPAPEDHDAPDHVSGGTDRSAQASAAPETSTQAPQEQPSRRGSGRPQRPPRREPQDAPDATPVILPPDLPAAKEDPAANLSDEQAAVYARLREWRNAEAKRQEISRFIIASNATLAEIARRVPYTDADLQAVKGMGPERMKKYGDKILEVVRG is encoded by the coding sequence ATGACAGATTCACGTTTACCCCGCGCCGAGATCCGCCCCGATGCCCGGCTGGTCGGCCTGCATGCCGAACGCGGCGATCCCCACGCCCGCCTTTCTGGCGCCCTGGCGGCGCTAGAGGGGGCCGGGTGGGGCCTGCTGCTGCCCGGCGAGGCGGCGCTGGCCCGGCAACTGGCCGCCGTGCTGGGCCAGGGCACGGTGCGAGTGGATTCGCGCCTGCGACTCAACCGTGACCTGTTGGCGGTGGCCGGTCTGGCCGCTGCGCCGCTGGACGGTGACTGGCGCGGCGCACGCGGCGTGTGGCTGCTGGAGCCGGAAGCCGGGGACATCGAACGCGCCCGCCGGGCCGGGGTGCCGATCATTGCCGACGCCACCCTGGCCCCTGGCGGCGGCTGGCTGGGTGTCGGCGCGGACCTGATCGTGTACCGCGACGGAACCACCCTGACCGGCCACGGCGACGTGTCGCTGGCGGTGCTGTTCGGCGCGGGCGCGGCCCCGGATCCCGTGACCGATCCCCCCAGCGAGCTGAGCGTGGCGCTGGCCCTGCGTGACGTGGCCACCCTGCCGCTGCGGCTGGCCCGCGCGGCGCGCACGGTGTCCACACTGGCCGAGCGGCTGGGCGGCGCGGCTCAGGGCGCTGGCCCCACTGCGCTGTTACTCGCCCCCGACGCCGCCCCCGACACCGCCCAGCCGCCCGGAGGCGTGCGGGCCGCCGCCCGCAGCGTGCCGGCCGGCGTGATCCTGACCCCCGGTCTGGAAGACGCCGAGGCGGCGCTGGGCCTGCTGCACGGCGCGTCAGCACAGGATGGGCGCGAGGACAAGCCGCAGGCCAGTCCGCCCTCGGCCAACCGTGAGCGTGAGCCGGAGCGCGAGGACGGCGACCCACGCCAGGGCCGCAACGAGAACCGCCGGGACCGTGAGGGACGGCGCGATTTCAGACCGCGTCAGGAAGGCCGCCGCGAGGAGCGCCAGGGCGAGTCGCGGCAGGAGTTCCGCCAGGGAGACCGTCCCGAACGGGGCGAGCGCCCCAGCACACCCAACCAGAGCGAGTCCGGCCGGGGTGAATTCAATCCGTCTCACCAGCCCAATCCATCCCAGACCAGTCAGGCCCAGTCAACCCAGTCCCGGCCCAGTCAGCCGCAACCCAGTCAGGCGCAGGCCAGCGCCCCGGAACGCTTCACCTTCGAGGCGCCTTCGGGCGCGTCCCAGGCGGCTCCGGACCCCGCCCCCGCCCAGACCGAGGAAAGCTGGGAGCCGGAAATCGTCTACAGCGATCTGAACCACCCGCCGGTGCGTCTGCCCACACCGGTCAGCTCCGGTCCGGACTTCACGCCGCTGGAGGCCGGGGTGCCGGACGTGCGCCGCCAGCCGGAGCGCACGCCCGCGCCCGAGGACCACGACGCGCCGGACCACGTCTCTGGTGGCACTGACCGTTCCGCACAGGCCAGCGCCGCCCCTGAGACGAGCACACAAGCGCCACAGGAGCAGCCCTCCCGGCGCGGCAGTGGGCGCCCGCAGCGCCCGCCCCGGCGGGAGCCACAGGACGCGCCGGACGCCACACCCGTGATCCTGCCCCCCGATCTGCCTGCCGCCAAGGAAGACCCGGCTGCCAACCTGAGCGACGAACAGGCCGCCGTCTACGCCCGCCTGCGCGAGTGGCGCAATGCCGAGGCCAAGCGTCAGGAAATCAGCCGCTTCATCATTGCCAGCAACGCCACCCTGGCCGAGATCGCCCGCCGCGTGCCCTACACCGACGCCGATCTGCAGGCCGTCAAGGGCATGGGGCCGGAGCGCATGAAGAAGTACGGCGACAAGATTCTGGAAGTGGTGCGCGGCTAG
- a CDS encoding vWA domain-containing protein: MARITRYSKFEGELDQLDSSELMQMIQEALLGQGMNDPYDPDPNARPSMDDLFDAILEALAERNMIPEEQLMEAMQSADIHDTALGQQIKTLMDKLQQDGFIRKEFEDQEGQGGAGQGGEATFQLTDKSIDFLGYKSLRDLMGGLGRSSAGAHDTREYASGVEMSGELKNYEFGDTLNLDTTATLGNVLSKGMENMEESDLVIRQAEYNSSAATIVLLDCSHSMILYGEDRFTPAKQVALALAHLIRTQYPSDTVKFVLFHDSAEEVPVSKLAQAQIGPYHTNTAGGLRLAQQLLKRENKDMKQIVMITDGKPSALTLPDGRIYKNAYGLDPYVLGATLREVANCRRSGIQVNTFMLARDPELVGFVRRVSEMTRGKAYFTTPQNIGQYVLMDFVTNKTKLVN, translated from the coding sequence ATGGCGCGCATCACGCGGTACAGCAAGTTTGAGGGCGAACTGGATCAACTCGATTCCAGCGAGCTGATGCAGATGATCCAGGAAGCCCTGCTGGGACAGGGCATGAACGATCCCTACGACCCCGACCCCAACGCGCGCCCCAGCATGGACGATCTGTTCGACGCCATTCTGGAAGCACTGGCCGAGCGCAACATGATTCCCGAAGAGCAGCTCATGGAAGCCATGCAGTCGGCGGACATCCACGACACCGCGCTGGGCCAGCAGATCAAGACCCTGATGGACAAGCTCCAGCAGGACGGCTTTATCCGCAAGGAATTTGAGGACCAGGAAGGCCAGGGCGGCGCGGGCCAGGGGGGCGAGGCCACCTTCCAGCTGACCGACAAGAGCATCGACTTCCTGGGCTACAAGTCGCTGCGTGACCTGATGGGCGGGCTGGGCCGCAGCAGCGCGGGCGCGCACGACACCCGCGAGTACGCCAGCGGCGTCGAGATGTCCGGCGAACTCAAGAACTACGAGTTCGGCGACACCCTGAACCTGGACACCACCGCCACCCTGGGCAACGTGCTGAGCAAGGGCATGGAGAACATGGAGGAGTCGGATCTGGTGATCCGTCAGGCCGAATACAACTCCTCGGCGGCCACGATTGTGCTGCTGGACTGCTCGCATTCCATGATCCTGTACGGCGAGGACCGCTTCACCCCCGCCAAGCAGGTGGCGCTGGCGCTGGCCCACCTGATCCGCACGCAGTACCCCAGCGACACCGTGAAGTTCGTGCTGTTCCACGACAGCGCCGAGGAAGTCCCCGTAAGCAAACTGGCGCAGGCGCAGATCGGGCCGTACCACACCAACACGGCGGGCGGACTTCGGCTGGCCCAGCAACTGCTGAAGCGAGAGAACAAGGACATGAAGCAGATCGTGATGATCACTGATGGCAAGCCCTCGGCTCTCACGTTGCCGGACGGGCGCATCTACAAGAATGCTTACGGCCTTGATCCCTACGTGCTGGGGGCCACCCTGCGAGAAGTCGCCAACTGCCGCCGCAGCGGTATTCAGGTCAACACCTTCATGCTGGCCCGCGATCCCGAACTGGTGGGCTTCGTGCGCCGCGTCTCCGAGATGACGCGCGGCAAGGCATACTTCACCACGCCGCAGAACATCGGCCAGTACGTGCTGATGGATTTCGTGACCAACAAGACCAAACTGGTGAATTAG
- a CDS encoding 3-isopropylmalate dehydratase large subunit, whose amino-acid sequence MTFVLKPQTMAEKILSRRGDRVVYAGDLAVVEVDQVMVVDSIAQSFIERMQKDLAAVPRYPERVSIVVDHVAPASTVSVAQAQKEAREYAAQTGVALFDVGRGICHQVLMEEGLARPGWIVLGSDSHSTTYGAVAAFGTGMGATDIALAAASGKTWLRVPESVKVTFTGELRPGVSAKDVALEMIRTLGADGATYQSIEIHAGDRFTRGERMTLANLCVEAGAKVGLVVPGGEILTMYDVPDWVYPDDGAVYVQQIELDLGVLNPRMSAPSEVDNVHDVSELRGLKVDQVFIGTCTNGRLEDLHAAAEVLKGHKVSPGTRLLVIPASSQVMEAAMEDGTLLTLQRAGAVLGTPGCGPCMGRHQGVLAPGEVCVSTSNRNFIGRMGDKDAQIYLASPAVAAATAVMGRIALPGDVG is encoded by the coding sequence ATGACGTTCGTCCTCAAGCCCCAGACCATGGCCGAGAAGATCCTGTCGCGGCGCGGCGACCGGGTCGTATACGCCGGAGACCTTGCCGTGGTGGAAGTCGATCAGGTGATGGTGGTGGACTCGATTGCCCAGAGCTTTATCGAGCGCATGCAAAAGGACCTCGCCGCCGTGCCCAGATACCCGGAACGCGTGTCTATCGTGGTGGACCATGTGGCCCCGGCCAGCACCGTCAGCGTGGCCCAGGCACAGAAGGAGGCCCGCGAGTACGCTGCCCAGACGGGAGTGGCCCTGTTCGACGTCGGGCGCGGCATCTGCCATCAGGTGCTGATGGAAGAGGGGCTGGCGAGGCCCGGCTGGATCGTGCTGGGCAGCGACAGCCACTCCACCACCTACGGCGCGGTGGCCGCCTTCGGCACCGGCATGGGCGCCACCGACATCGCCCTGGCCGCGGCCAGCGGCAAGACGTGGCTGCGTGTGCCGGAGAGCGTGAAGGTCACGTTCACGGGCGAGTTGCGCCCCGGCGTGAGCGCCAAGGACGTGGCCCTGGAGATGATCCGTACGCTGGGCGCGGACGGCGCCACCTACCAGAGCATCGAGATTCACGCCGGGGACCGGTTCACGCGCGGCGAGCGTATGACCCTGGCGAACCTGTGCGTGGAGGCAGGCGCAAAGGTGGGCCTCGTCGTGCCCGGTGGCGAAATCCTGACGATGTACGACGTGCCGGACTGGGTGTACCCCGACGACGGCGCCGTCTACGTCCAGCAGATCGAGCTTGATCTGGGCGTCCTCAACCCCCGCATGAGCGCGCCGAGCGAGGTGGACAATGTGCATGACGTTTCCGAGCTGCGCGGCCTGAAAGTCGATCAGGTCTTTATCGGCACCTGCACCAACGGGCGGCTGGAGGATTTGCACGCCGCCGCAGAGGTCCTGAAGGGCCACAAGGTCAGTCCCGGCACTCGCCTGCTGGTGATTCCCGCCAGTTCGCAGGTCATGGAGGCGGCGATGGAGGACGGCACGCTGCTGACCCTGCAACGCGCCGGGGCGGTGCTGGGCACGCCGGGCTGCGGGCCGTGCATGGGCCGCCACCAGGGCGTCCTCGCGCCAGGAGAAGTGTGCGTGTCCACCAGCAACCGCAACTTCATCGGGCGGATGGGCGATAAGGACGCGCAGATTTATCTGGCCAGTCCGGCGGTGGCCGCCGCAACGGCGGTGATGGGAAGGATTGCCCTGCCGGGAGATGTGGGGTGA
- the guaA gene encoding glutamine-hydrolyzing GMP synthase: MSVVILDFGSQFTRLIARRFRELGAYSVILPGTATLERIQQENPQGIVLSGGPSSVYDAQAPKPAPGVMDLNVPILGVCYGMQYLAQEAGGDVKRAGKREYGKADLTRYGGQLFEGISGEFVAWMSHSDSVTQLPQGYEVIAETADTPVAAIENTETRRYGLQFHPEVVHTPKGGQILGNFLNICGVARDWTAEHIIDELISDVQKQVGEGRVLLAISGGVDSSTLGLLLARAVGDRLTAVFIDHGLLRLGEREQVEAALIPLGVHLVTVDARAEFMGALEGVSDPEQKRKIIGREFIRAFEREAALQAQEHGGFDFLAQGTLYPDVIESAGGLQSDKSGAANIKSHHNVGGLPEDLNFKLVEPFRTLFKDEVREIAKLLGLPEHIRMRHPFPGPGLAIRCLGAISEEKLDILRRVDDIFISGLREFGLYDGCSQALAILTPIQSVGVMGDERTYSYTAALRAVTTDDYMTAEWARLPWDFLATMSNRIVNQVHEINRVVYDITGKPPATIEWE, from the coding sequence GTGAGCGTTGTCATTCTGGATTTCGGCAGTCAATTTACCCGCCTGATCGCCCGGCGGTTTCGTGAACTCGGGGCCTACAGCGTGATCCTGCCCGGCACGGCCACGCTGGAACGCATTCAGCAGGAAAACCCGCAGGGCATCGTGCTGTCGGGCGGCCCCAGCAGCGTGTACGACGCCCAGGCGCCCAAGCCGGCCCCCGGCGTGATGGACCTGAACGTGCCGATTCTGGGCGTGTGCTACGGCATGCAGTACCTCGCCCAGGAGGCCGGCGGCGACGTGAAACGGGCCGGCAAACGCGAGTACGGCAAGGCGGACCTGACCCGCTACGGCGGCCAGCTGTTTGAGGGCATCAGCGGCGAGTTTGTGGCGTGGATGAGCCACAGCGACAGCGTGACCCAGTTGCCCCAGGGCTACGAGGTGATCGCGGAAACGGCCGACACCCCCGTCGCCGCCATCGAGAACACGGAGACCCGGCGCTACGGCCTGCAGTTTCACCCGGAAGTGGTTCACACCCCCAAGGGTGGGCAGATTCTGGGCAATTTCCTGAACATCTGCGGCGTGGCGCGTGACTGGACCGCCGAACACATCATCGACGAGCTGATTTCTGACGTGCAAAAGCAGGTGGGCGAGGGCCGCGTGCTGCTGGCGATCAGCGGCGGGGTGGACAGCTCCACGCTGGGGCTGCTGCTGGCCCGCGCGGTGGGGGACCGGCTGACCGCCGTCTTTATCGACCATGGCCTGCTGCGCCTGGGCGAACGCGAACAGGTGGAGGCCGCCCTGATTCCGCTGGGCGTGCATCTGGTCACGGTGGACGCCCGCGCCGAGTTCATGGGCGCCCTGGAGGGTGTCTCGGACCCCGAGCAGAAGCGCAAGATCATCGGGCGCGAGTTCATCCGGGCCTTCGAGCGCGAGGCGGCCCTTCAGGCGCAGGAACACGGTGGCTTCGACTTCCTGGCGCAGGGCACGCTGTACCCGGACGTAATCGAGTCGGCCGGCGGCCTGCAGTCCGACAAATCCGGCGCGGCCAACATCAAGAGCCACCACAATGTCGGCGGGCTGCCCGAGGACCTGAACTTCAAGCTGGTGGAACCGTTCCGGACGCTGTTCAAGGACGAGGTGCGGGAGATCGCCAAGTTGCTGGGCCTGCCGGAACACATCCGCATGCGCCACCCCTTTCCGGGGCCGGGGCTGGCAATCCGCTGCCTGGGCGCGATCAGTGAGGAGAAGTTGGACATCCTGCGCCGGGTCGACGACATCTTCATCTCCGGTCTGCGCGAGTTCGGGCTGTACGACGGCTGTTCGCAGGCCCTGGCGATCCTGACCCCCATTCAGAGCGTGGGGGTGATGGGCGACGAGCGCACCTACAGCTACACGGCAGCGCTGCGGGCCGTGACCACCGACGACTACATGACGGCCGAGTGGGCGCGGCTGCCCTGGGACTTCCTGGCCACCATGAGCAACCGCATCGTCAATCAGGTGCATGAGATCAACCGCGTGGTGTACGACATCACCGGCAAGCCGCCCGCCACCATCGAGTGGGAATAA
- a CDS encoding disulfide bond formation protein B: MTRDNRLYLAWLVALAATLGSLYFSEVRGFRPCVLCWYQRIAMYPLAVILGIAALNSDLGVRRYVLPLAAVGWVVALIQNLEDWNVIPTLKACSALVDPTVVPCNTPWPIWGAGALSVVNPILTIPVLSMVAFTLIIALLSWRRR; the protein is encoded by the coding sequence CTGACCCGCGACAACCGCCTGTATCTGGCGTGGCTGGTGGCCCTGGCCGCCACGCTGGGCAGCCTGTATTTCAGCGAGGTCAGGGGATTTCGCCCCTGCGTGCTGTGCTGGTACCAGCGCATCGCCATGTACCCGCTGGCGGTCATCCTGGGCATTGCGGCGCTGAACAGTGATCTCGGGGTCCGGCGCTACGTGCTGCCGCTGGCCGCGGTGGGCTGGGTGGTGGCGCTGATTCAGAACCTGGAAGACTGGAACGTGATCCCCACCCTCAAGGCGTGCAGCGCTCTGGTGGACCCGACGGTGGTGCCGTGCAACACGCCCTGGCCGATCTGGGGCGCGGGCGCCCTGTCGGTGGTGAATCCCATTCTCACCATTCCGGTGCTGAGCATGGTTGCCTTCACGCTGATCATTGCGCTGCTGAGCTGGCGCAGACGCTGA
- a CDS encoding GNAT family N-acetyltransferase, translated as MNTFTVQPATAKTLPDLVALIVDREDAARRLTVMRERLAGGQLSLENALILRSERGVEGHALITAVPQIPVFPHLRFDVPQEAVMLLARALLEVAGSEQRVLLDDNLAPLHAAPFEAAGWVLDSRHVMYETSLRARTYPLDPQAQAVEADQPDIRVLLHQLGQPHLELSEGWTLIALPAADGVTAALGAVGPGGRPDTASINMIGVLPEARGQGLGTRLHAHLLALAARQFATHVGGTEAENAVMRRVFDKHGSRLVATQLSFVRAD; from the coding sequence TTGAATACCTTCACTGTCCAGCCCGCCACCGCCAAAACCCTGCCGGATCTCGTCGCCCTGATCGTTGACCGGGAGGACGCGGCCCGACGCCTGACCGTCATGCGCGAACGCCTGGCCGGGGGGCAGCTCAGCCTAGAGAACGCGCTGATCCTGCGTTCGGAGCGGGGCGTGGAGGGTCACGCGCTGATCACTGCCGTGCCCCAGATTCCAGTCTTTCCGCATCTTCGGTTCGACGTTCCGCAGGAGGCCGTCATGCTGCTGGCCCGCGCGCTTCTAGAGGTGGCCGGCTCCGAACAGCGGGTGCTTCTCGACGACAATCTAGCTCCTCTCCACGCTGCGCCCTTCGAGGCCGCCGGGTGGGTGCTGGACAGCCGGCACGTCATGTACGAGACCAGCCTGCGTGCCCGGACGTACCCGCTGGACCCGCAGGCGCAGGCCGTGGAGGCGGATCAGCCCGATATCCGCGTCCTGCTGCACCAGCTCGGTCAGCCGCACCTGGAACTGTCCGAAGGCTGGACGCTGATCGCCCTGCCCGCTGCGGATGGCGTCACCGCTGCGTTGGGCGCCGTCGGCCCTGGCGGACGCCCGGACACCGCCAGCATCAACATGATCGGCGTGTTGCCAGAAGCGCGCGGCCAGGGCCTGGGCACGCGCCTGCACGCGCATCTGCTGGCGCTGGCGGCGCGGCAGTTCGCCACCCATGTGGGAGGCACGGAGGCAGAGAATGCAGTGATGCGCCGCGTGTTCGACAAGCACGGCTCCCGGCTGGTCGCCACGCAGCTGTCTTTCGTGCGGGCAGACTGA